Proteins encoded within one genomic window of Cucumis sativus cultivar 9930 chromosome 3, Cucumber_9930_V3, whole genome shotgun sequence:
- the LOC101202813 gene encoding NAC domain-containing protein JA2L, which produces MDPLTQLSLPPGFRFFPTDEELLVQYLCRKVAGHHFSLQLIAEIDLYKFDPWVLPGKALFGEKEWYFFSPRDRKYPNGSRPNRVAGSGYWKATGTDKIISSEGKNVGIKKALVFYVGKAPKGTKTNWIMHEYRLITSSRKTGSSKLDDWVLCRIYKKNSSCQKPTGSISSKEYSNASPSSSIDEVIESLPETGDDFFAYPKTTLQQNDIMNRFNFEIPADSVHSDWASLAGLYSVPELGPVDHSGTFDFNNNNNTIADLYVPSVTSPFCQVDYPPASAFRYSTQQRDGGGVFGFSQ; this is translated from the exons ATGGACCCACTGACGCAGCTTAGCTTACCGCCGGGATTCAGATTTTTTCCGACCGATGAAGAACTTTTAGTTCAATATCTTTGCCGGAAAGTCGCCGGCCACCATTTCAGCTTGCAACTCATCGCTGAGATTGACTTGTACAAATTCGATCCATGGGTTTTACCTG GAAAGGCTTTATTCGGGGAAAAGGAATGGTACTTTTTCAGCCCAAGAGACCGCAAATATCCAAACGGGTCTAGACCAAACCGGGTAGCCGGTTCGGGTTACTGGAAGGCAACTGGTACGGATAAAATCATCTCCTCGGAAGGGAAGAACGTCGGAATTAAAAAGGCTCTGGTTTTCTATGTCGGAAAAGCTCCGAAGGGAACAAAAACGAATTGGATTATGCACGAGTATCGCCTTATTACATCCTCCAGAAAGACAGGAAGCTCCaag cTGGACGATTGGGTTTTATGTCGGATTTATAAGAAGAATTCGAGCTGTCAAAAGCCGACGGGGAGTATTTCAAGTAAAGAATACAGTAACGCCTCACCCTCATCTTCAATAGACGAAGTCATCGAATCTCTACCAGAAACGGGCGATGATTTCTTTGCATACCCAAAAACGACATTACAACAAAACGACATTATGAATAGATTCAACTTTGAAATTCCTGCGGACTCTGTACATTCCGATTGGGCGAGTTTGGCCGGGCTTTACTCAGTGCCGGAACTCGGTCCCGTGGACCATTCGGGAACATTCGatttcaacaacaacaataacacCATCGCTGATCTGTATGTTCCTTCAGTTACATCGCCGTTTTGCCAGGTGGATTATCCGCCAGCGTCGGCGTTCCGTTATTCGACGCAACAAAGGGACGGCGGCGGAGTATTCGGATTCAGCCAATGA